A portion of the Malania oleifera isolate guangnan ecotype guangnan chromosome 3, ASM2987363v1, whole genome shotgun sequence genome contains these proteins:
- the LOC131150878 gene encoding probably inactive leucine-rich repeat receptor-like protein kinase At3g28040, which yields MGFLQHLLLLSLISMASSKSCRGSEDAPLQLNDDVLGLIVFKSGIHDPSSHLQSWNEDNDSPCSWKFVSCNPLSRRVSQLSLDGLGLSGKIGRGLEGLQHLKLLSLSSNNFSGTISPNLFQIPSLQTLNFSHNSLSGRIPTSVLNMSSIRFLDLSYNSLSGPLPDSLFQNCSSLRYLSLAQNSLEGPIPSTLLQRCASLSGLNLSNNHFSGSPDFAMGIWSLNRLRTLDLSNNELSGSVPEGVPVLHNLKELNLQGNRFSGRLPSDIGFCPHLNVLDLGNNLFSGELPVSLQKLNSLTFLRVSNNALTGEIPLWIGNMSSLEYFDFSGNGLSGTIPFSVGDLKSLKLLSLSDNRLIGDIPMSLLYCHNLSVIRLRGNYLNGSIPDGLFGLGLEEIDLSGNELTGPIPPGSSRVFESLLKLDLSRNRFAGSIPVEMGLFSRLTYLNLSWNSLQSSMPPELGYLQNLTVLDLRKSGLYGSIPADICDSGSLGILQLDENSFTGPIPNEIGNCSSLFLLGLSRNNLNGSIPKSIAMLSKLKILNLEFNMLSGEIPMELGRLENLLAVNISYNRLEGRLPVGGVFPSLDQSALQGNLGICSPLLKGPCMMNVPKPLVLDPHAYNNHVGGRDHDGRNESSNSKEFQHHRLLSVSAIVAISAALVIAVGVMLVGLLNVSVRRRLAFVDTALESMCSSSSRSGFVATMGKFVLFDLNTSQDLISIKPECLINKAAEIGSGVFGTVYKASLGRGEMVAIKRLVTSNIIQYPEDFDREVRVLGKARHPNLIDLKGYYWTPQMQLLVSDYAPNGNLQAMLHERPPSSASLPWPIRLKILLGTAKGLAHLHHSLRPPITHYNLKPSNILLDENYNPRISDFGLARLLTKLDKHVISTRFQSALGYVAPEMACQSLRVNEKCDIYGYGVMILELVTGRRPVEYGEDNVVILGDHVRVLLEQGNVLDCVDGSMGDYPEEEVLPVLKLALVCTSQIPSSRPSMAEVVQILQVIKTPVPQGMEIF from the exons atgggTTTTCTTCAACACCTGCTACTGCTTTCGCTAATATCAATGGCGTCTTCCAAAAGCTGCAGGGGCAGCGAAGACGCTCCGCTCCAACTAAACGACGACGTGCTGGGCCTGATCGTCTTCAAATCCGGAATCCACGACCCCTCCTCCCACCTCCAGTCTTGGAACGAAGACAATGACTCTCCTTGCTCTTGGAAATTCGTAAGCTGCAACCCCCTTTCCCGCCGAGTCTCTCAACTCTCCCTCGACGGCCTCGGCTTGTCGGGGAAGATTGGGCGCGGACTCGAAGGGCTTCAACACCTGAAactcctctccctctcttccaACAATTTCAGCGGCACCATTAGCCCCAACCTTTTCCAAATCCCCTCCCTTCAAACCCTCAACTTCTCCCACAATAGCCTCTCAGGTCGGATTCCAACCTCTGTTCTGAATATGAGTTCAATCCGATTTCTAGACCTTTCCTACAATTCCCTCTCCGGCCCCCTACCGGACTCTCTGTTCCAGAACTGTTCCTCCCTCAGATACCTTTCCTTAGCCCAAAATTCTCTGGAGGGCCCAATTCCCAGTACTTTACTGCAAAGATGTGCCTCTCTAAGTGGACTCAATCTATCCAACAATCATTTTTCGGGTAGCCCAGATTTCGCTATGGGGATTTGGTCACTGAATCGCCTTCGCACATTGGATCTTTCCAACAATGAGCTCTCTGGGTCTGTGCCAGAAGGAGTGCCGGTCTTGCATAACTTGAAAGAGCTCAATTTACAGGGGAATCGCTTTTCCGGGCGATTGCCTTCCGATATTGGGTTTTGCCCACACTTGAATGTGTTGGATTTAGGAAATAATCTGTTCAGTGGAGAGCTTCCGGTCTCTCTACAGAAGCTAAATTCTCTGACTTTTTTGAGAGTGTCGAATAACGCGTTAACTGGTGAAATCCCTCTCTGGATTGGTAACATGAGCAGCCTGGAATACTTTGATTTCTCCGGAAATGGTTTGTCGGGAACCATTCCATTTTCAGTCGGTGACCTGAAATCGCTGAAACTTTTGAGTTTGTCTGATAACAGGCTAATTGGTGACATACCAATGTCACTGCTTTACTGCCACAATCTTTCGGTGATTCGGCTGCGAGGAAACTACTTGAATGGTAGCATCCCAGATGGTTTGTTTGGTCTGGGTTTGGAGGAAATTGATTTATCAGGAAATGAGTTGACTGGACCCATCCCGCCCGGTTCGAGCAGGGTTTTCGAGTCGCTCTTGAAGTTGGATTTGTCCAGGAACCGGTTTGCAGGATCCATTCCTGTTGAAATGGGTCTCTTCTCTAGGTTGACATACCTGAATTTGTCATGGAACAGTCTCCAATCCAGTATGCCGCCCGAACTTGGGTACTTGCAGAATCTAACAGTGTTAGATCTTCGGAAGAGTGGCTTGTATGGATCAATCCCGGCGGACATATGCGATTCTGGGAGTTTGGGCATTCTTCAATTGGATGAAAATTCTTTCACAGGCCCCATCCCCAATGAGATTGGCAATTGTTCATCTCTATTCTTGCT GGGCTTGTCCCGTAATAACTTGAACGGATCGATTCCAAAATCCATTGCAATGTTGAGCAAGTTAAAGATTCTGAATTTGGAGTTCAACATGTTGAGTGGAGAGATACCAATGGAGCTTGGGCGGTTGGAAAATCTTCTTGCAGTGAATATATCCTATAACAGGCTTGAGGGCAGGCTTCCAGTTGGTGGTGTTTTTCCAAGCTTGGATCAAAGTGCTCTGCAAGGAAATTTAGGAATTTGCTCACCATTGTTGAAGGGGCCATGTATGATGAATGTTCCAAAGCCCCTTGTCCTCGACCCACATGCCTATAACAACCATGTGGGTGGTCGTGATCATGACGGAAGAAATGAATCTTCCAATTCCAAGGAATTCCAGCACCATAGGCTCCTCAGCGTTTCCGCCATTGTTGCAATCTCTGCAGCTCTCGTGATTGCGGTCGGAGTCATGCTCGTTGGCCTACTCAATGTTTCCGTTCGGAGGAGGCTTGCTTTTGTTGACACTGCATTGGAAAGCATGTGCTCAAGTTCTTCCCGGTCGGGGTTTGTCGCTACTATGGGAAAATTCGTTCTGTTTGATTTGAACACATCACAAGATTTGATCAGCATCAAACCCGAATGCCTAATTAACAAGGCTGCTGAGATTGGCAGTGGAGTCTTTGGAACAGTTTATAAGGCCTCACTGGGGCGAGGAGAGATGGTAGCGATTAAAAGGCTGGTTACATCAAATATAATCCAATATCCAGAAGACTTCGACCGAGAAGTTCGAGTCCTGGGAAAGGCAAGACACCCAAATCTCATAGACCTCAAAGGGTACTACTGGACTCCTCAAATGCAGCTCCTGGTGTCAGATTATGCACCCAATGGGAACTTACAAGCCATGCTGCACGAAAGGCCCCCTTCTTCCGCCTCCCTTCCATGGCCTATCCGGCTCAAAATCCTGCTTGGAACAGCTAAAGGGCTAGCCCATTTGCACCATTCCTTACGCCCGCCCATCACACATTACAACCTCAAACCAAGCAACATTTTGCTTGACGAGAATTACAACCCGAGGATTTCAGACTTCGGGCTTGCAAGGCTTCTCACAAAGTTGGACAAGCACGTAATTAGTACTAGATTTCAAAGTGCACTGGGTTACGTCGCACCAGAGATGGCGTGCCAGAGCTTGAGGGTGAACGAGAAATGCGATATTTATGGATATGGAGTGATGATCCTTGAGCTTGTGACGGGTAGAAGGCCGGTTGAGTATGGAGAAGACAATGTGGTGATACTGGGAGACCATGTAAGGGTTCTGCTGGAGCAAGGGAATGTGTTGGATTGTGTGGATGGGAGCATGGGGGATTACCCAGAGGAGGAGGTGTTGCCGGTGCTCAAGCTGGCTCTGGTGTGTACTTCTCAGATACCTTCAAGCAGGCCTTCAATGGCAGAAGTGGTGCAGATACTGCAGGTCATCAAAACCCCCGTTCCCCAAGGGATGGAAATattctaa